Within the Fusobacterium sp. DD2 genome, the region TGCTCATGGAATAAATATAGAAGTTTTTCATAGAGTTGCAACTATTGCTTCTGGTGGTCTTGATTCTTTACCACATTGTGGTGCTGTATTAACTCTTTTAGCAGTTACAAAAATGACTCATAAAGACTCTTATAATGATATTGGAATGGTTTCTTGTGTGATTCCTGTATTTGCCTTAGCAGTAGTTATTATCTTAGGTATGGTTGGAGTTGTTTAATATATATGTCTTTTAAAAATAGAGTGCTATGCACTCTATTTTTATTTTAACAGTCTATTTTTTTATTTGGAGATTTGATATAATATAATTGGAGGTATATTGATGATAAACGAACAAAACAATGAAACTATAATTGATCTTTTAAATAAAAATATGAAAATAATACAAAGAACTGACCACTTTGCATTTTGCATAGATTCACTTCTTATTTCTGAATTTGCATCACTTACAAGAAATACAAATAGAATTGCAGATTTAGGTACAGGAAATGGTGTTATTCCACTTTTTTTGTCTAAAAGAACAAAGGCTAAAATATATGGAGTAGAAATTCAACCAATATCCAGTGATCTAGCTACAAGAAATGTAAAACTTAACAATTTAGAAAATCAGATTGAGATAATCAACGACGATATGAAAAATTGGAAAGCGCATTTCAGACCTAACTCAATGGATTTAGTTGTTTCAAATCCACCTTTTTTTAAATTCAGTGGAGAGAAAAAACAGCTCAATAACTTAAATCAACTTACTTTAGCAAGACATGAGATATCTATTAACCTGGATAGTCTAGTGGAAACTGCAAGTAAGCTTTTAAAAGATAAAGGATATTTTACACTGGTTCACAGGGTGGATAGACTTATGGATATACTTGACACTTTTAAAAAATATGATATTGAACCTAAAAGAATTCAATTCTGTTATTCTAAATTAGGTAAAGAGGGGAAGATTCTTCTCATAGAGGGTGTTAAATATGGAAATCCGGGACTTCGTGTGTTACCGCCACTAATCACTCATGATGATAATGGAAATTATTCTGCAACTGTTTTAGAGATGTTTAAATAGCCGTCAGGGGGAAAGATGCTATGGGAAATCTTGAAAACAAAATTTTAAACCTTGCTAATAAAGCTGGAAAAATTGCTCTTGAAAATGGAGCAGAAACCTATAGAGTTGAAACAATAATATCTCAAATATGCAAAAGATATAATCTGAGTTGTCAATGTTTTGTCTCTATAACTGGAATTATAACCTCAGTTAAAAATGAACAGGGAGAAACTTTCTCATCTGTTGAAAGAATAACTGCCAGAACAATCAATCTAAACAAAGTTCATATGCTCAATGATATTGTAAGAAACTTAGAAACATATACTTTTGATGAGTTGGTATGGGCTATTGATGATGTTTTAGTAAATAGAAGATACAGTAAAATTCTTAACTGCCTTGCATACTGCTTTGGTGCTTTTTCTTTCGCATTTCTATTCAATGGCGGACTTCATGATGCAATCATTGCATCTATAGGTGGAGGTCTGATATTTATAATTTCAGATTTTGCTACTAAAGTTCAATCTAATAGCTTTTTTCTAAATACTTTAGGTGGGTTTTTATGTACTCTAACCTCCTATCTTGGAGTGAGATTAGGTTTTACTAAAACTGTTTCTTTATCAACTATTGGGACAATAATGCTACTTGTTCCAGGTATTGCTCTTACGAATGCAATAAGAGACCTTGCTGCTGGTGATCTTCTCTCAGGAATATCAAGAGCAGTTGAAGCATTTTTAGTTGGTGCAGCTCTTGCATGCGGCACTGGTTTTGCCCTATATCTCATTTATTTCTAGGAGGTACAAATGGAGACAAATACAATTATTCAGATACTGGCAGCTGTTGGAAGTACATTTGCCTTTGGAATTATATATAACTTAAAAGGAAAAAAGCTCATTTTTGCATCTATTGGTGGTGGAATTGGGTGGGCTGTATATGTTTTTTTTAAGTCTCATGGAAATAGTAATCCTGGTTCTTTTTTATTTGCAGCTATGGCAATAACTATATTCTCAGAGATTTCAGCAAGAGTTTTAAAAACTCCTGTTACTTCTACTCTCATAGCAAGTCTTATTCCACTGGTTCCAGGAAGTGGTGTATACTTTACTATGTCATATTTTGTGCAAGGTTATACAGAGATGGCAATATCCAAAGGGATTGAAACTCTCCTTATCACTGTTGCCATAACAGTAGGAATAGTCATGATTTCTGCCTTTTCTCAAATCTACTATAAGATTAAAAAATATGACTTAAAAAAACAGGCACAATTAAAAAAACAAAAATTTAAAAATAAATTATATAAGTAAATAAATAGTGCCAGGAGGTCATCCTCCTGGCACTATCTTTTTACAATAAAGGTTTAATCTTTAACATTTTATGAAAATATTAAATTTTAATTTATTAGCTACATACTTAATCATCTTCTGAGAACGTACACTATTTCCAGCCTTGTCCAAAGGAGGTGAAAATGCAGCTATTCCAGCTACTCCAGGTACTACAGCTAAAAGTCCTCCGCCTACACCACTCTTTCCAGGGAGTCCAACTGTATAAGCCCAGTCTCCAGAGCCATCGTATAGCCCTTCCATCATCATTTCAGCTAAAATTTTTGGTACATTTTCCTTAGATATGACCTTCTCTTTAGTCACTGGATTTATTCCACCATTTGCTAATGTTCCAGCTAAAGTTGCCAGCTCAATAGCTGATACGAGAGTTGAGCATTGACGGGTATATACTTCACACGCATCCATTGGATCACTGTACATATTCCCTGCTGAATATAATAACCATGCTATTGCACGATTATGGAAATTTGTAATCTGTTCTGACTGATTAACCTCATCTGAAAGAGCAACATCTTTACTCATAAGTTTTCTCTGATATTCTAAAATCTGATTCCATCTATCTTCTTTACTGCTGGCTTTTATTATACTAGTCGTAGACATTGCACCAGCATTTACAAGTGGCGATAGAGGTTTATCTTTGTGTAGTTCTAGAGCCGTTACAGAATTAAATGGAAGTCCAGTTGGACTATCTCCTATTTTTTTTCTTACAACCTCTGTCCCTGATTGCTCCATTGCAAGAGCTAAAGTACATACTTTGGAAATAGATTCTATTGCAAACCTATAATCTACGTCTCCAACAGTTATCTTATACCCCTCTGGAGTTACTATTGCAAGACCGCAAAGATCTGATGGAACTTTTGCCAAATATGGAATATAACTTGCATTTGCTCCACCTTCAAATTTTGAATATTTATCATAAGCTTCCTGAGCTACTTTTTTTATAATTTCTATATCCATGTTTCCTCCCTTTACAGATTCAACACAACTTTTATCTTATTTTAAGATTTTGATGATTCTTCATCTGTTTTTTCAGATTTTGCTTTCATCTCTTTTTCTTTTCTTTTTTTCTCAAAATGTTCTTCAACAAGTTCAATCATATGCCTGCTGGAATGATTTTGAAGTCCTGGATGTGTATTTTCCAACTGCCATGTAAATGGAGCAAACTCTGCATCTTCATCTTTCCAGTGATCTTTTTTATTATGATAAATAATAAATGGTATAGCACAGAAAATAATCATAAGAACTATTAGGAGTCCAACATACATCTGTGGACTTCCAACTTTTATCTGATCAGGCGGAATAAAACTAAATATCAATGCTATTGAAGAACCTGCAAATCCTGCACCACCTATTATCCACATTCCTAGATTTCCACCTGGTACTTTATATGCACGAGGTCTATTTGGCTGACTGTAACGTAGATATATTCCTGCTGCAAACATCAATAGATACATAAGTAGATAAAGAATTGTTGTTAACTGACTCATAATCTGATAAGCAGCCTGAACTGATGGAAGTATTACAAAGGTTGCTGACAAAACAGTAACTATAATACCTTGCAATAATAAAATATGACTTGCAATACCATTTTTATTTGTATAATGCCACCATCTTGGTAAATATCCTGCTTTTCCTATTGTAAGCATACCTGCTGAAGGTCCTGCTACCCAGGTTACTATTCCAGCCAATACCCCTATTGCAAGAGCTATTGCTATAATTGGTGCAAGCCAGCTTAAACCTGCCCATTCAAACATCTTATAATATGTAATTAGCAGACTTTGTGTAAGATTGATATCTTTTTGAGGTATTACAAATGCAATTGCAAGAGTTCCAAAAACAAATATTGCCACTGTACCAACAGCTGCAATCATTATTGCTAATGGATATGTTTTAGATGAATTTTCAACATCTTTGACGTGAATTGCATTCATTTCCATTCCCGCATAGAATAAGAAAATACTTGCAGCAAGTACTATATTATTAAAATCAGTAAAGTCTGGAATTATCTTTGAAAAATCTACACTTATCTGTGGAGTTTCACCTGAAAATACATATGCAAATCCCAAAATTACCAATACAATAGCTGGAATTATTGTTCCTATAATTCCTCCCCATTTAGCAACTTTTGAGAATGTTTTTAATCCCTTTGAAGCTATATATGTGGCTATCCAGTAAATTATCAACACTACAATTAAGACAAACATCTTATTTGCTGATAGAGTTCCAGCTACTTGTTCATTTGGATCTATAAATGCCAATGACACAGCTCCAAATGTAAGTGCTGTTGGAAACCATATTGTAACTTCTGCCCAAAGTAAAAACATAGCCAAGAAAGCTAATTTAGGACCAAAAGCTTCTCCAACCCATCTGAAAACTCCTCCTTTTTCTGGCCAACCAGTTGCAAGTTCTGCAGCTACAAGTGAAACTGGTATTAAGAAAAAGATAGCAGCAAAAATATAATAAAATATTGAACTCATTCCATATTCTGCTTCTGCAGGAAGTCCACGTAGACTTACAACTGCAACTATATTCATCATAATCAGAGCACCTATGGTGAGTTTGGAACCTTTACTATTTTCCTTAGGATTAGTAGTAACTACTTTTTTTTCATCACTCATTTTTATATCCCTCCAACAAATTAAAATTCAAATATGAACTCAAATGCTGATAGAGTTATTTACATTATAGAATTATTTACCATTATGATTAAATGATCCAGCTTCTTTTTCACTAAGATTATCCAATACACGATGAGTTTTGAAGAATTCCAATGTTCTCTTCATATCTTCTATCAATAGCTCTGCTAAATCAAGTCCAACTCCTCTACGAACTAATATTCTCTGAATAACTATTTCCTGAGCATTAGCTGGTAATGAATATGCTGGAACCTGCCATCCTCTACTTCTTAATTTATCAGCAAAGTCGTAGAGATTGAAGTTTACTTCTGCACCTTCTTTTAATTTCCAACATAATGCAGGAATTCCTTTCTTCTCATCTCCATCATAGATGACCTCAAATATACCCATCTTACCTATCTCTTTTGCCAAATATTGAGCTGTTTTGTAACAATTCATATGAATCTTCCTATATCCTTCTTCTCCAAGTCTTAAGAAATTATAGTACTGAGCTATTATCTGTCCAGCTGGTCTTGAGAAGTTTAATTGGAATACAGGCATATCTCCACCTAAATAGTTAACATGGAATATAAGTCTTTCAGGTAAATCACTCTTATCTCTCCATAAAACCCATCCACAACCAAGAGGTGCCAATCCAAATTTATGTCCTGAAGTACTTATTGATTTAACTCTTGGATTTTTAAAGTCCCAATTTACTTCAGGTGCACAGAATGGTGCTAAAAATCCACCAGAAGCACCATCTACATGAAGATCCACAGTTAATCCAGTATCTTCTTCCAACTTATCCAAAGCTTTGATAAGTTCATCTACTGGCTCGTACATACTTGTAAAAGTAAGTCCTAATGTAGTTACAACTCCTATTGTATTCTCATCGATGTACTCTAACATACTCTTGGCATCCATATAAAATCTGTCTTTTTCCATTGGAACCTGTCTCAATTCAATATCCCAATATCTGGCAAATTTTTCCCAGCACACTTGAACTGGTCCACAAACTAAGTTTGGTTTTCTGTAATCTTTTCCCTCTTTTTCTCTTTTTTCTCTCCAACGATAATACATTGCTAAACCACCGAGCATACAAGCTTCTGAAGAACCAACTGTAGATGTTCCAATTGCTTTATCTACATCTGGGGCATGCCATAGATTTGCAAGAATATTTACGCATCTTCCTTCTAATGCTGCTGTCTGAGGATATTCATCTTTATCTATCATATTTTTATTTATTGATAGATCCATTAGTTTTCTAACTTCCTCATCTTCATAAGTTTGACAAAAAGTGGCTAAGTTTTGTCTAGCATTACCATCTAGGAATAGTTCATCTCTAATTAGCTCAAAAGCTACTTTTGGATCTAATTCCTTTTTAGGTATCTGCTTACGGGGTAACATTTGAACTGCTTCAGAACTGGCAAAAATACTGTCCACACAACTATTTTTCTTTTCAAAAACGCTCATATTCATACCTCCTACAAGAATTATTAGACACATAACTCTCACTATTATGTCATTAATATTATACACCTCATTTCATAAAAATGTAAATAATAAAAATAAAATATTTGCATTTAAATTATTAAATGAAAACATTTTTTTATCAAAAGAGCCAATTTTTGCCTTTTACATTATTTATAGTTCATTTATAAAAAAACTGGTCTCCTATTGTGGAAACCAGTTTAAAATAAACTTATTAAATTCTGTACATACTATGTAATATTATTCTCTACAAATTCCTTGTTCTTTAGCTAGTTTTTCGACTGCTTGAGCCACTGCTTCAGATACTCTAGGGTCAAATGCATCTGGAATAATATATTCTTTTGTTAATTCTTCTTCTTTTAATAATCCTGCAAGTCCATGAGCTGCTGCAAGTTTCATCTCTTCAGTTATTTTCTTAGCTTTTGCTCTTAGTGCTCCTTTAAATAATCCAGGGAATACTAATACGTTGTTGATTTGGTTTGGATAGTCTGATCTTCCAGTTCCAACTATTGTAGCTCCTGCTTCTAAAGCATCCTCAGGCATGATCTCAGGTGTTGGGTTAGCCATAGCAAATACTATTGCATTACGATTCATAGTTTTTACCATCTCTTTTGAAAGTACATTTGGTGCAGAAACTCCTACAAATACGTCTGCTCCTACTATAGCCTCTTTTAATCCACCTTTCATATCAGTTTCATTTGTAATTTCAGCTAATTCTTTTTTAGAAAAGTCATATTTTTCCTTTTCTGATCTTCTTAAAATTCCATGTCTATCAACTGCAATTACATTTTTTACACCTAAGCTTAATAATAGTTTTATTATAGAGCTTCCTGCTGCTCCGGCTCCATTTACAACTACTTTGATATCTTCAACTTTTTTATTTACTACTTTAAGTGCATTGATAAGTCCTGCTACAACAACAATAGCTGTTCCATGTTGGTCATCATGGAATACAGGTATATCAAGTTCCTCTTTAAGTCTTCTTTCTATCTCAATACATCTAGGTGCAGAGATATCTTCAAGGTTGATTCCACCTAATCCTGGTGCTAATAACTTAACTGTTCTTATGATCTCTTCAGGATCTTTAGTATCTAAGCAGATTGGAAATGCATCTACTCCACCAAATTCTTTAAATAATACACATTTTCCTTCCATTACTGGTAATGCTGCTTCAGGACCAATATCTCCAAGTCCTAATACTGCAGTTCCATCAGTTATTACAGCTACTATATGTCCTTTAGCTGTATATTTATAAACATCATTTTTATTTGCAGCTATTTTTCTACAAGGTTCTGCAACACCTGGTGAATAAGCAAGACTTAAATCCTCTCTATTATTTACCTCAACTTTAGAGATAACAGATATTTTTCCTTGTTTTTTTTCGTGAAGCTCTAGAGCTTTTTCATATACGTTTAACATTTCCATCCTCCAATTTTTCTCTTTATATTTAAAATTAAAAAAATTACTATTTTCCTTTATAACTCATTATATTACTTTTTTTGAAATAAGTAAAGTAAAAAATGTATTATTTTAGAATAAATATACCGATATAGTACATTAATTTTAACTGAGGTATCTTTTGAAAAAATATTTTTAATTAATAGGATATAATCCCGCTTCCTAAAACAAATCCATCTTCATATATTACTAGATGTTGTCCAGGAGCAGTGTGTTTATTTCCCTCTAAATATTTGAAATACACCTCTCCATCTCTTTTTTCAATAGTTCCTAAAGCACCTGTACTTGAAAATCTTGGTCTTCCTAAAAGAACTTTATTTTGAAGTTCATTTAAAGAAACTGCCTCTTTATATTCTAAAAGTTTTACTTCCTTTACTGTTAAATCCTCATATTCTCCCAAAACAATCTCATTTTTTTCAGGATTTATTTTTATAATAAAATATGGTCTTGATTTTTTAAGGTTAAGTCCTCTTCTCTGTCCTAAAGTATAAAGCTGATACCCTTCATGTTGCCCTAAGATTACGCCATTTTTATCTACAAAGTTTCCTTTTACTATTTTACTGTCCAAATTCTTTTTCAAAAATTCCAGATATCCCTCTTTTGCAAAACATATACCCTGACTATCCTTCTTTTCAGCAACTTCTAGCTTAGCCTCTTTTGCAATCTCTCTTATTTCAGATTTGGTATATCTTTCAAGTGGGAATAAAAGTCTTTGAAGTTTTTCTGTATCCAGTCTGCTCAACATATAACTTTGATCTTTTTTTACGTCCTTAGCAACTTTTAAAAGATATTTTTTATACTTACTATTATATTCAACTGAGCAGTAATGACCTGTTGCAACATAGTATGCTCCATATCTATCTGCCATATCAAAGAGGATTTTATACTTAACTCTTTCGTCACAAATAACACATGGTGATGGAGTGATTCCCTTTGAATATCCATCTATGAAAGGATTGATTACTTCATGCTCAAATATCTCTGCAATATCAACTTCAATATGTTTAATACCTATAAAATCAGCTACCCTTTTCGCAGCCTCTACCTCTTTTTCAAGGTCAGAATTTCTTTTATGATTAAGAGTGACACCTAAAACCTCATACCCTGCTTTCTTCAACAAATAAGCTGATACAGAGGAATCAACTCCTCCACTCATTCCAATTACTACTTTCTTTTTATCCATATTATCCTCTTATTTTTTTATATGAATCTCTCCTATATCAAAATATCTTATCTCTTCTCCACAATTTACTTCTAATCTTCCATCATTTTCTATTTTTCCTGCAACTCCACGACCAATACTTATATTGTCTTTCCCTATCTCTATCTCTTTACCATAAAGATAATTATATCTATTTATCTCTCTATTTATAGTTTCCCAGTTATAATCTTCCATTATCATTTTAAATTCATTTATTATGCAGTAGATTATATCCTTTATAATATAATTTTTTCCACTCTTTAGAGATATTGATGTAGCTTTATCATTTGCATATCCAAAATCAGTGTTATTGATATTTATACCAATTCCAATTACAAACCAGTTATCTACTTTTTCAACAAGTATCCCACAAAGTTTCTTATCATCAAGATATATATCATTAGTCCATTTGAATTTATATTCTAAAGGCTCTATCTTACGAAGTCCTTTTAAAACAGCTATTCCCACTGTAAGTGGAAGTCTTGTATACTCTTTTTCATCTAAACTATCCCCATTAAAAGCAAAAGAAAAAAGTGCCATTCCTCTATTTGATACCCAATGATTTCCTCTTCTTCCAACTCCTGCACTCTGTGTATCTGCTATAACACAGTCATAATTTTCTTTATTTTCCAAATCTTTTAAATATCTATTTGTAGAGTCAATCTCTTCAAATTTAAATACTCTCATTCCTTCGCTCCTAAATAAAAAAGTTGAAAACAACCCTCACGAGTCATTCTCAACTTATTTTATCATAAATGAATTATTTTTTTAACAAAAATTTTCATACTACATATATCTTACAAAAAGATATATTGTAGCTACTAGAAGTGTTTCAAATGCAATAAGTCCACCAAATTTGAAGAACTTAAAGAAGTCAATTTTACATCCTGCTTTTGCTGCAGCTCCAACTGCAACTACGTTTGTAGCAGAACTTAGAATTGTGATATTTCCTCCTAGACATGATCCAAATGAAAGTGCCCACCAAAATGCCTGTGTATTTCCTATATGAGTAAAAGATGGTACCATTACAGCTAGGATTTTTGACATTGTTGCAGCATTTGCAACGTTTCCTATTATCGATGTAAATACAGCTGATATCCAAGTTACTGCAATAACAGCCATATCAAATTTACCTGTTGTAAGAGATATTAATTTATCTCCAATCATTGTAATAATATGAAGGTTTTCTATTCCTCTAATCATCATAAATAATCCTATAAAGAAGAATAAAGTTTCCCATTCAACATTTTCAAATACTTCTTTTGGTTTTCTTTTTGCAAGTATTACCAATATTACAGCTCCTGAAAGTGCTATAATAGCAAGTCCTTTATTTATAAAGTTGTTAAGAACAAATCCAACTAAAACTAAAATAAAGATTACTGCTGCTTCTTTTAAAAGTTTTGGCTCCTTCAAACTTCTTGAAGAATCCAATTCCATGATTCTAGCTTTTAATTCATTTGATACCACCATGTGTCTTCCATAGATTAAGTATACATTTGTAATTAAAATAATCATAGAAATAATACCTATTGGAGCAGTATTCATTAGGAAATCGTTAAATCCTAAATGTCCTTCTGCACCGATGATCAATTGTGTTGGGTCACCAATCAATGTAGCAACTCCACCAATGTTAGCTGACATTACTTCAGTTATAACAAATGGGAATGGATCAAGTTTCAACTGTTTTGCAAGTAAGATTGAAACTGGAGCCATCAACAATATTGTTGTAACGTTATCAAGAAATGCAGAACATAGTGCTGTTACAATTGCTAAAAGAACAACCAATCTGAAAGGTTCTCCTCTTACAAGCTGTGCAACTTTGATAGCGAACCATTGGAATACCCCTGTTTCTGAAATCATGTGAACAATTATCATCATACCAATTAAAAGAAATAAAATTTCCAATCTTTCAGAGACAGCTTCTAACGCATCCTCTTCATTGATTATACCAATCAGTGCCATTATCAAACCACCAATCATTGTTGCCCAAGCTGATGGAATTTTTTCCGTAATCATTAAATAGAATACAGAAACAAACACTATCAATCCAATTATTATATATAACATTCCGTTTTATCCTCCTTAGTTATCTACCCCACTATTCAAATAAAAAGAACTATTATATGTGTAGTACCTTTTTGATGATATCTGATCTTTTTATCATTCCATAATATTTTCCATCATCATCAACTACATAAAGTCTTGTAATTCCTTTATTTACCATAATAAAGCAGATTTCCATAATTGGAGCTTTTTTATCTATTACAATATCCTTTGAAACTCTATACAAATCTTTTATTGTTACTTTTGATTCATTAACTAGATACTCTTCAAATGGTTCTCCAACTGTTAAAAAGTTCAAATCTTTCATTAGAGAAAGGTAATCTGGCATACCATATGCTATCAATTCTCTCTCTGTAATTTCTCCTAAAAAAGTCCCGTTTCCATCAACAACTGGAAGACCACTTGTTTCTTCAAGAATAAGTCTTTTAGCTATCTCTTCAAGTGTGTTTTCTGGTGTTGCTGGTTTTACATCTGGACTTAACACATCTTCAGCAACTATTTTATGATCAAATTCAATATCTGCTTCTTGAATATACTCGATAACCTTTTTAGGGTTTCTCTCTTTCTTAATCTTTTCAAGAAGCTCTTTCTTTCTAAGTGCTAATTTTGATACAGCACTCATTACTTTTAAGATATTTTTATTTTTCAATACATCTGAAATAATTAAAAATATCAAAGTAACCTGATCAGTTAGATGTGTTGCTGCAATACCTCCTTCAACGGGCTTGTCTAGCAGACCAATTGCAACAATAAAATCGTTAAGATTTTCAATTCTTGCGTGTGGTATTGCTATTCCACTCCCTATACCTGTTGGAATTTCTCTCTCTCTTCTTATTACCGCATCCTGAATAAGTTGCTTTGACGCATTTACTTTCTTATCCTTTTCTGCAATCCTATCAACCATCTCTACTATTATCTCTTCTGGATTCTCTCCTTTTAAATCGGTAAAGATAAATTGTGGATCTAAGTAACTAGAAAATTTCATAACTTCCACTCTCCTTATTAAATATTTATAAAATTTAAAAAATTAAAAACATGCTGCTTCCCCACTATATATACTATTTAAAAACACAAAGAAAATAATAAAATCCTTTATTATTTCATTACTGTTCTTAACTGAACATAGTATACTCCTAATACGGAAAAAATACAATTTATTTTTTTAAAAAAACGGGATAATTTATCCTAATCATCATTTGCATAAATTATCCCTGTTTTATTTATAATTTTGTTATATTATACAACGTATTTCGTTATATAATCTTAGGCAGAATCGCCATTCCGTAAACAGGACCTGAATGTGAACCAATTGTAGCACCAATTTCAAATCTTCCTTTGTAATCCACTCTTGTGTTTCCAATATTTTGATTTCTCATTTCATCAGCACTTGCTAATTCTTTTGGAGTTCCACCCCATCCTGTATATAGAAGAATACTGTTTTTCTTGCTTGCATTTTTTATAAGTCTTTCTAAATATGACGCAGCACCTGACTCTCCTATTGCTTTTCCTTGAACAGCAAGTTCTCCATCGTCCATTTTTATAATAGGCTTAACTTTTAAGAAGCCTCCAATTACTGAAGACGCTCTTCCTATTCTACCACCTTTTTCAAGATATTCCAACTCATTAACTACGAAATATAGTTTAATCTTATCTTGAATTTGATATATTCTGCTTAATATCTCTTCAACAGTTGCATTTTTCTTTGCCATTTTAGCAGCTTCTAAAGCTTGGTATCCAAGAGCCATTGTTACTTGTTTTGAGTCAACAATTGTAATGTTATCTCCCTTATCAATCATACCTTTAGCAACTCTTGCAGCTTGTTGAGTTCCACTCAATTTACTTGAAATATGGATAGATATAATTTTCTTATATCCCTGTTTAAATAATTTTTCATATAATGCTTTAAACTCAGCAGGAGAGGGTTGAGATGTTTTTGGAAGTATTCTATCATTAAGTATTCTCTTCCAGAACTCTTTTCTATTAAGTTCCACTCCCTCTTTATAGTAATTGTCTCCAAGTTTAATCTTAAGAGGTATTATTGAGATATTAAGATCTCCTATAAATTCCTCTGTTAAGTCTGAAGTTGAATCTGTTACAATTGCAATTTCAGGTAACTCAGGATCTCTGTTTTCTATATATAAATAGTATGGATAGTTATCCTGTCCAGTTAGAAGCTCCTCTTTCATAATGCTGCTTACCCCTCTTACAAGTGAAGTAGCTCCATCATCTGCATCTTTACCAATAGCAGCAACTACATTTATAGATTTATCAGTTATATATTTTGCAACTATAGCTTTCATAAGATCTGCAAGAGATGTATCTTTAGCTTTAATTGCACCATTTATAAGAGCAATAAACTCTCCATTTTTTATAACTATATCGTCAACTTTAGTGTCTCTTACAGCTTTTGTGATTTCAACAGATGTATTGAATTTTAGATTTTCAAGAACAGTTTCAAATTTTTCCATTTTATTTTTTACTATATAGTATCCTTCAAGCATACTCTTTGTTTCAACTACTAATACTTCCTTATTTGATCTTTGTGCAGCAAGTTTAGCAGTTGCAATTATGTTCTTGTTATTTGGAAGAAGTATAATCT harbors:
- a CDS encoding ArsB/NhaD family transporter, encoding MLYIIIGLIVFVSVFYLMITEKIPSAWATMIGGLIMALIGIINEEDALEAVSERLEILFLLIGMMIIVHMISETGVFQWFAIKVAQLVRGEPFRLVVLLAIVTALCSAFLDNVTTILLMAPVSILLAKQLKLDPFPFVITEVMSANIGGVATLIGDPTQLIIGAEGHLGFNDFLMNTAPIGIISMIILITNVYLIYGRHMVVSNELKARIMELDSSRSLKEPKLLKEAAVIFILVLVGFVLNNFINKGLAIIALSGAVILVILAKRKPKEVFENVEWETLFFFIGLFMMIRGIENLHIITMIGDKLISLTTGKFDMAVIAVTWISAVFTSIIGNVANAATMSKILAVMVPSFTHIGNTQAFWWALSFGSCLGGNITILSSATNVVAVGAAAKAGCKIDFFKFFKFGGLIAFETLLVATIYLFVRYM
- the mnmA gene encoding tRNA 2-thiouridine(34) synthase MnmA, whose protein sequence is MDKKKVVIGMSGGVDSSVSAYLLKKAGYEVLGVTLNHKRNSDLEKEVEAAKRVADFIGIKHIEVDIAEIFEHEVINPFIDGYSKGITPSPCVICDERVKYKILFDMADRYGAYYVATGHYCSVEYNSKYKKYLLKVAKDVKKDQSYMLSRLDTEKLQRLLFPLERYTKSEIREIAKEAKLEVAEKKDSQGICFAKEGYLEFLKKNLDSKIVKGNFVDKNGVILGQHEGYQLYTLGQRRGLNLKKSRPYFIIKINPEKNEIVLGEYEDLTVKEVKLLEYKEAVSLNELQNKVLLGRPRFSSTGALGTIEKRDGEVYFKYLEGNKHTAPGQHLVIYEDGFVLGSGIISY
- a CDS encoding PTS sugar transporter subunit IIA, which produces MKFSSYLDPQFIFTDLKGENPEEIIVEMVDRIAEKDKKVNASKQLIQDAVIRREREIPTGIGSGIAIPHARIENLNDFIVAIGLLDKPVEGGIAATHLTDQVTLIFLIISDVLKNKNILKVMSAVSKLALRKKELLEKIKKERNPKKVIEYIQEADIEFDHKIVAEDVLSPDVKPATPENTLEEIAKRLILEETSGLPVVDGNGTFLGEITERELIAYGMPDYLSLMKDLNFLTVGEPFEEYLVNESKVTIKDLYRVSKDIVIDKKAPIMEICFIMVNKGITRLYVVDDDGKYYGMIKRSDIIKKVLHI
- a CDS encoding malic enzyme-like NAD(P)-binding protein, producing MLNVYEKALELHEKKQGKISVISKVEVNNREDLSLAYSPGVAEPCRKIAANKNDVYKYTAKGHIVAVITDGTAVLGLGDIGPEAALPVMEGKCVLFKEFGGVDAFPICLDTKDPEEIIRTVKLLAPGLGGINLEDISAPRCIEIERRLKEELDIPVFHDDQHGTAIVVVAGLINALKVVNKKVEDIKVVVNGAGAAGSSIIKLLLSLGVKNVIAVDRHGILRRSEKEKYDFSKKELAEITNETDMKGGLKEAIVGADVFVGVSAPNVLSKEMVKTMNRNAIVFAMANPTPEIMPEDALEAGATIVGTGRSDYPNQINNVLVFPGLFKGALRAKAKKITEEMKLAAAHGLAGLLKEEELTKEYIIPDAFDPRVSEAVAQAVEKLAKEQGICRE
- a CDS encoding biotin--[acetyl-CoA-carboxylase] ligase is translated as MRVFKFEEIDSTNRYLKDLENKENYDCVIADTQSAGVGRRGNHWVSNRGMALFSFAFNGDSLDEKEYTRLPLTVGIAVLKGLRKIEPLEYKFKWTNDIYLDDKKLCGILVEKVDNWFVIGIGININNTDFGYANDKATSISLKSGKNYIIKDIIYCIINEFKMIMEDYNWETINREINRYNYLYGKEIEIGKDNISIGRGVAGKIENDGRLEVNCGEEIRYFDIGEIHIKK